One window from the genome of Acaryochloris thomasi RCC1774 encodes:
- the menB gene encoding 1,4-dihydroxy-2-naphthoyl-CoA synthase — translation MSIAWQSVKTYEDILYHKADGIAKITINRPHKRNAFRPQTVFEMYAAFTDAREDPKIGVILLTGAGPHTDGKYAFCSGGDQSVRGEAGYVDESGVPRLNVLDLQRLIRSIPKVVIALVAGYAIGGGHVLHVICDLTIAADNAIFGQTGPKVGSFDGGFGASYLARLVGQKKAREIWFLCRQYSAQEAMEMGLVNCVVPIAELEAEGVRWANEILDKSPLAIRCLKSAFNADCDGQAGLQELAGNATMLYYMNEEGSEGKSAFLEKRDPNFRQFPWRP, via the coding sequence ATGTCTATTGCCTGGCAGTCGGTCAAAACCTACGAAGATATTCTCTACCACAAAGCAGATGGCATTGCGAAAATCACGATTAATCGGCCCCACAAACGCAATGCTTTCCGGCCCCAAACCGTCTTTGAAATGTATGCCGCTTTTACCGATGCCCGCGAAGACCCCAAGATTGGCGTTATTCTACTGACCGGAGCCGGTCCTCACACAGACGGCAAGTATGCTTTTTGCTCTGGGGGTGACCAAAGTGTGAGAGGTGAGGCTGGATACGTCGATGAATCAGGTGTTCCGCGCCTAAATGTTTTAGATTTGCAGCGCCTGATCCGGTCGATTCCTAAGGTCGTCATTGCGCTAGTGGCAGGCTATGCAATTGGAGGCGGTCACGTGCTTCATGTGATCTGCGATCTGACGATTGCGGCTGACAACGCTATTTTCGGCCAAACCGGTCCTAAAGTGGGAAGCTTTGATGGTGGATTCGGAGCTAGCTATCTTGCTCGACTCGTGGGGCAGAAGAAGGCCCGTGAAATCTGGTTCCTCTGCCGTCAGTATAGTGCCCAAGAGGCAATGGAGATGGGCTTAGTAAACTGCGTTGTCCCTATCGCTGAACTCGAAGCTGAAGGCGTACGCTGGGCTAATGAGATTCTAGATAAAAGTCCGCTGGCGATTCGCTGTCTCAAATCTGCCTTTAATGCAGACTGTGACGGTCAAGCAGGGCTACAAGAGTTGGCGGGCAATGCAACGATGCTGTACTACATGAATGAAGAAGGCAGTGAAGGCAAGTCTGCTTTTTTAGAGAAGCGCGATCCAAATTTTCGAC